In the Sarcophilus harrisii chromosome 1, mSarHar1.11, whole genome shotgun sequence genome, one interval contains:
- the LOC100930940 gene encoding LOW QUALITY PROTEIN: galactoside 2-alpha-L-fucosyltransferase 2-like (The sequence of the model RefSeq protein was modified relative to this genomic sequence to represent the inferred CDS: substituted 1 base at 1 genomic stop codon): MSGPLILFSLPVLYFLLFVFVTSTVFHLQLQFSKISTSPLEILPLSTYRPEGIWTVNSQGRLGNQMGEYAILYALAKLNGHQAYISPEMHHHLAPIFRITLPVLPTSVTQHIPWRDYPLNNWMTEEYRHINGAYVRLTGSPCSWTFYHHLREEIRREFSLHDHIXNEAQAYLWGIQKNPATFVGVHVRRGDYVKIMPQNLKGVVADKGYLDQAMNWFRAQYSDAVFVVTSNGMEWCQDNIDNSKGDVIFAGDGKEDSPEKDFAVLTQCNHTIMTIGTFGIWAADLAGGKTIYLANYTLPDSPFLKIFKPEAAFLPEWLGIPADLSPLLKN; encoded by the coding sequence ATGTCAGGCCCCCTGATACTCTTTTCCCTCCCAGTTCTCTACTTCCTCCTCTTTGTTTTTGTGACCTCAACAGTCTTCCACCTTCAACTTCAATTCTCAAAGATATCCACATCACCCCTTGAAATCCTACCTCTTTCAACCTACCGCCCTGAGGGTATCTGGACTGTGAACTCTCAAGGCCGTCTAGGAAACCAGATGGGTGAGTATGCTATTCTCTATGCCCTGGCAAAACTCAATGGGCATCAGGCCTACATCTCCCCTGAGATGCACCATCACCTTGCTCCCATCTTCCGCATCACTCTTCCCGTTCTGCCAACCAGTGTAACCCAGCACATACCTTGGCGCGACTACCCCCTCAATAACTGGATGACTGAGGAATATCGCCATATTAATGGTGCCTATGTTCGTCTCACTGGCTCCCCCTGTTCCTGGACTTTCTATCACCACCTCCGAGAAGAGATTCGTCGTGAATTCTCCCTGCACGACCATATCTGAAATGAAGCTCAGGCTTACCTGTGGGGGATACAGAAAAACCCAGCCACCTTTGTGGGGGTCCATGTCCGCCGAGGCGACTATGTTAAAATAATGCCCCAAAACTTGAAGGGTGTGGTAGCAGACAAGGGCTACTTGGATCAAGCGATGAATTGGTTCAGAGCCCAGTACAGTGATGCTGTCTTTGTAGTCACCAGCAATGGGATGGAATGGTGCCAGGATAACATTGATAACTCAAAGGGAGATGTGATATTCGCAGGGGATGGCAAAGAGGACTCTCCAGAGAAGGATTTTGCTGTGCTGACCCAGTGTAACCACACCATCATGACCATTGGCACTTTTGGCATCTGGGCTGCCGACCTGGCAGGCGGCAAGACGATCTATTTGGCCAACTACACGCTTCCAGATTCACCCTTCCTCAAAATCTTCAAGCCTGAGGCTGCCTTCCTGCCTGAATGGTTAGGAATCCCAGCTGACCTGTCACCTCTGCTCAAGAACTAA